GCACCGGTCACCACTTCCTTGTCGTCGGGGAAGAACAGTGGATTGTCCCCAACGCCGTTGAGCTCGATCTCGGTCATCTCGCGTGCGAAGCGCCACGAGTCACGCGCCGCACCCGCCACCTGAGGGGTGGAACGCAGGCTGTAGGCGTCCTGCACCCGCTTGCCGGGCCGCTCCAGGAGCTTTGAGCCTTCCATGATCAGACGGATATTCGCCGCACAGGTTACCGCACCCGGGAATCCGCGCGCGGTATGAAGCCGCTCATCCAGGCAACTGGTGTTGATGTTGAGGGCCTCCATGGTCATGGCCGCGGCCACATCGTGCATCTTGAGCCAGCGCATGGTCTCAGGGATCATGAGGCAGCCGTAGCCGTTGATCACGTTTGAGCCGTTGATGGTCGCCAGGCCGTCGCGGGCCTCGTATTGAATAATCGGTATGCCTGCGCGCTTCATCGCTTCGGCTCCCGGAAGTCTCTCACCTTTGTAGAACGCCTCGCCCTCACCCATCAGCACCAGGGCCATCTGACCCATGGGTGATAAATCACCCGAGGCGCCAACCGAACCGCGCTTGCACATCACCGGATGCACGCCACGATTGAGCATGGCAACCAACGTTTCAACGATCACCGCTCTGCAGCCGGAGAGACCGTTGCACAATACGTTGATGCGGGTGGCGATGGATGCGCGCACCACGTCCTCGGGTAAAGGCTCGCCGATCCCTGCCGCGTGTGAATAGATCAGATATCTCTGGTATTGCTGGGTCTGCTGGGGTGTGAGTACCACCTCTGAAAACTCGCCTATGCCTGTGGTGACCCCATACATTATCTCGCGGGCAGCGATCTTCTCCTCGCACATAGCGCGGCAGCGTTTGACACGCTTCCATGCCTCGGGCGCGACTTCAACCTTTTCACCCTCGCGCGCGATGCGCTCGATGTGTTCAACGGTCAAGTTCTTACCGGTGAATAAAACAGCCATAGCGCTCCTTTCGCAGGGGTTCAATTTTGGAGAGCTTATCCGAAAGGAATGGGATGTCAACCGTGATATGCTCCTTTTCGCCAGGGGTGGAAGGATCGCAGGGAAATCACCCCCTCCTTAATCCTCCTCTGTCAAGGGGAAGGCGAACCTAAAGCTAACCATAATAAGTAAACTTGACAAATCATCAAAATCCAGTATGGTTTAGTTGTCAGGGGCTGAGAGGTCGAAGGAGGCTCTGCGGTTGGCTAATCCCCGCAGGGGAACCCTGAAATCTGCCCGTGGCAGGAGGAGACGCAACAGCGAACAAAACCCGGCTAAAAACCAATCGGCCGATTACGGCCAAGGAGGAGAAAATGGGACGTAAAGGTCTCTTTGCAGTGCTGGCTGTGCTTATAGTGGTAACAGGCGTGTATGCATCGGTCACGGCGAGTGCCGCCGTAAAGATACACAACAATACCCAAAGAGAGGCGACCGATCTGCACTTTACCGTCTATCAGAAGGAGGGCTGGGTCTGGATCGAAGACTGGACGATCACTCAGGACGGCTTCCCTGACCAGAATGAAACCCCCTGGGATCATGGAAAGGGCGACGGCAAGACCCATGCAATAGACGTCGAATGCTCTGGAGCGAGGATACCTCACTGCACCTGGGTGACGATCACTGCGAAGTTTACCCTTAATAAATGGAACACAGTCCGGTTTGAGAACTTCCGTTGGACCTTTGAGGAACAAGACTCCACGGATGCAGATGCGCCCAACCACGGATTTGCAGTGGGTTACAGAGATCCTGAGGGCAACGCTACCTACTGGTTCTACAACGACGATTCCGTTCAGGCCATAACGGTAAAGAACTTCCAGTACGTGCGGCACCCTACCTATATCCCTCCGGATTCTCTCTTCGATTGGGAGGGATGGGTCGGTCCTACCCTAGTCCCCTTTACTGTGCCGCCAAAAGACTCGTTCGCTATCAAGCTTGTAGTGCCTGAGACCATCCAAGTAGAGATGCAAGAAGGTGGTTTTGTATTCTTTGACCTCGATCTCTATCTCTACGAAGGCGAGTGGCTTGTGGCCGAGGAGACAGAGGTTCACGAGATTCAAGATACCATAGTAGGGGTTATCGAGGGCCACGGATCGCTTGAGCCTGTGAGGCTGCTTGAGGTAACTTCTGCTCCTTCAGGCCTCTTCGAGATTCGCTACCAGTTGCCCCAGGCTTCCAAGGTTAATCTGAGCGTCTATTCGGTCACCGGCGAGCGGTTTATCACCCTGGTTGATGAGCAAAAGCCAGCCGGAACCTACACCGTTCGCTGGGACGGCGGCGATGCTCCAGCCGGTCTCTACTTCTGCCGCCTCTCAGCCGCCGGCATCCACGCAGCCGAGAAGATGATACGCATCAAGTAGGAACTATCACGAGCTAGAGCGAAGAACAGAGGCGGCCACTTAGCTTCTTTCGAGTTGCAGAGGGGGCGTTGCCTATGCAGCCTTCGTCCCGACAGGCTGGGGCATGCCTACTGGATCGGCAAAGACGATGCCGGACGGGCGCAACACAACCCACTATCACGCTTAGCACGACGAGAACAAAAAGTCGCGTTAGGATTTTAGTGAGACTATCCTGCATGATTATCAGAAACTCCTCTTTATAATGGGGAGTTTAACTTGGGGGTCGGTGCGGGAATTCCACTCACAGGCAATGCTTTCCTTACATATTTCGTCCCAGGTGCGATGATAGCCCATGTCCTCGGATTCGACTTCCATAAGATCGGCATGCTTGATACTTATGTCGTAGCCGATGAGTGCACCCAAAGTCGGCAAAACAGAGGCAATTGAAATCACTGCGTAAGTGCCTTTTTTGGGACCCCGGATCATGGATGAGAGGTCAGCGTCACCCCGCCACGGATTAGCCCCGACCGCTATCCGGTAACCCTCGACAAGGAAAAGGTTAGCTACTTGTCCGAGAAACGTTCCAATCAGGGTGTAATTCCAGCTGCCACCAGGATTGAACATTCTGCCACCCGCCATGGTTCCAATGTACGATCCTACCGGAGACCATATGTAGCAGCCAATAGCCAGAGGTATTATCTCCCAGGATGCAGGATTGTCGTACATCATCATAGCCCCAAACAGGCCAAATGGTATGCCTATTCCGGGACCTAGCAGAAATGCGGTAGTCGCCTGAGCGGTTCGCAAGCTTCCACCGGTCACACAGCATCCTCCCAGGCAGAAACGAGTGGTGTCAATCACCCCCCAAAGACAGCCTCCCCTTATGGGAACAGGTTTTATTGTGGCATCAATAAGAACGGCTGTATCTTTCTGTACTCTGGAATCGAAGGCCAGGGTTAGCCCTGCCGATACCCCCCAGCGGGGAAGTGCAACCTCACCCTCAGGATAGCTCCAGCTTCCCCAAAATCCACCTTCTGGAAGCTCAGTAGGAGTGAGGAAAATTCTACCAGTTTTAAGCAACCCGATGAAGTTAAGCGTGAGACGATTGTTGAGATTCATGATAGGATAGGAGATGCCTGCATGACCTTGCCACCCTATACCGTTAGCAGATGCCAACGCTGTATTGAAATAGTCTTCGGCATTGGTAGCAGAGTAATTTAAAAAAATTCCCTCAAGATCGTAGCGTCCCCACACGCCTTCTGCCCCAAGAAAGATATCACCCTTGCCTGTTCTGAATCTAAGCAATTTACCAATCTCGGCTCCGCCGGAAAACTCGTAAGATTTCCATTCGCAGAACTGCCATGACGGCTCCCAATCGTGAACAGAAAAGGGGGCGTTGCCATCGAACATATAAGATAGGGCAAGTCCTCCCACTAGCCTAGTTTCCCAACCGCTGGCAAACCTGATCCCGCATTTCCCCGAAATTCTGTTGTTGAAATAATAGCCTGAGTAAGGAAATAAAAGAACCTGCGGCTCACCCAGCAATAAATCTTTTCCCATAAGCGTTGGCTCGTACTACAGCTGCGCCTGAAATGCCATCCCTTCGCCTTTTGCTCCGCCAAGGAGCAGCAACGTGATCAAGAAACTTCCCATGTCTTACCTCCTTTGAAGAAGGTTAAGCGATATTAAGTTCTTGTCAAGAGGTTCGGACTTGACAAGGGGTCTCATACCCTTAGGATAGCAGGATGAGACGGGTTTTCGTAATCTTATTCATCCTTGGGATTTGCGCCGGGCTTGCCGCCCGTCCTGCCAACCCTCTTTCGGTTGGGGCCGATCTTGCCCTGCATGTGTATCAGAAACTCATCTCACCACTTCAGGGCGGGCATATATGCAACTTCTTGCCCACGTGTTCTGCTTTCAGCAGGCAGTCTTATCGACTCTACGGTCCCCTCTGGGGGACGCTCATGACCTTTGATCGGCTCGAGCGCTGCAACCCCGGGGCTTGGCGGCATCTTCATACATACTATGCGGAGTTGAGGTCAGAAAGGTTATCCGACCCGCCCTCAAACCATTACCTTCCTGCCAGACTAAAAAGGCAAAAGAAGAAAGCAGATACCTCATCTGTAGTTATAACCGAGGAGGGGGAGGGTGATTAGCCTGCTCGTATCCCTTCTCTTTGCCCAGGCACCTATTGACTTCGCCGACTATCTTTACTCCACCGGCGATTGGAGCCGCGCCGCCCTTGAGTATGAGCGAATCGGCTTCCTTGAGCTAACCGACAGTTCATGGGCATCTTACGCCCTTCTGCGGGCGGGAGAGGCGCTCCTTAAGGCAGACGAACCGCAGCGCGCCGCAAGCCTCTACTCCTTTGGAATAGACAACCTTTCTGATGATCGAGAACGTTTCACCTACGGTCTCTTGCGTGCCGAGTTTGCGCAGGATCACTTCGATCGGGTAAACGAGCTGGCATCATCACTTGAGGGCACGGATTTTGCATACCACTCAACCCTATATCGATCCTTTGCTCTGGTGTTTTCAGGTGATACGGCCTCGGCCACTCGTTACCTCTCTGTGCTTGATGGCAACGGCCTGCGGGATTCAACCATCGCGCTTATCAACACCCCTTTTAAGCATCGTAGTCCGTTTTTATCCGCAGGACTCTCGACCATCCTGCCCGGCGCGGGTCAGGCATACTGCGGCCGTTTGGGCGACGCATGGCAGTCGTTCTCGGTTACCGCCCTTTTTGGAGGGGCCGCCGCTTACTACTTCCTCCTCTCGCCGGACACATCGGCAGCCAACACCGTAAAGGGTGCGGTCACCGCATCGCTTGGCGGGCTCTTCTGGCTCGCAAACATCTACGGAGCGGCCAACGCAGCACTCGACTACAACGACGATGCTGGACGCAAGCGTCAAGAGCAATTGCGCAATCTTCTTAACCGCTTCGATCTGGAACCAGAGCTGAAGCGTCCGTGAACGCCCTCCTCGCCCTCCTCCCATTTTTTGCGACCACGCATGAGCCGGATCTTACGAATATAGAACGACTTGCCGACAGCCTCTACGCTTACGGCTCCTTCGACGCGGCAGCGCTGGAATATAAACGGTTATTATAC
This portion of the candidate division TA06 bacterium B3_TA06 genome encodes:
- a CDS encoding phenylalanine ammonia-lyase, with the protein product MAVLFTGKNLTVEHIERIAREGEKVEVAPEAWKRVKRCRAMCEEKIAAREIMYGVTTGIGEFSEVVLTPQQTQQYQRYLIYSHAAGIGEPLPEDVVRASIATRINVLCNGLSGCRAVIVETLVAMLNRGVHPVMCKRGSVGASGDLSPMGQMALVLMGEGEAFYKGERLPGAEAMKRAGIPIIQYEARDGLATINGSNVINGYGCLMIPETMRWLKMHDVAAAMTMEALNINTSCLDERLHTARGFPGAVTCAANIRLIMEGSKLLERPGKRVQDAYSLRSTPQVAGAARDSWRFAREMTEIELNGVGDNPLFFPDDKEVVTGANFQGTPIAFGLEALGLAISTVSVLSERRLNRLMNPALSAGLPGFLTKGGGMFSGLMLSQYTACQLVNEQRVLSHPAANGSIPAAADQEDFVSMGMTTAIKTRQILDNAYGVLGIELIAAAQAFDFRDAEPSPASKAAYDVVRKYVEHLDEDRPLYDDNTRMAEVVRSAEILEAVEKVVGPLD